Proteins encoded together in one Vigna angularis cultivar LongXiaoDou No.4 chromosome 5, ASM1680809v1, whole genome shotgun sequence window:
- the LOC108340492 gene encoding TPR repeat-containing thioredoxin TTL1: MSHSGKPLSESGLSDRLRDSLSCSDDTNKPDFRELDLGSPVSTLRPRQQFHHHSAPTSSNSSSSSGGSTGSVPGRSNPVSGRSHSGELSGSSETNSPTRVSKPGHRRSNSGQSLSQSQRSPSSAAVNSPPNVLPAGNICPSGRVLKAATVASAANRSSRSDVLGSGTGNYGHGSIMRGGKGGGGNSSGGDASSVKIGGGDSVKRVDPEEVKRMGNEEFKRGHFGEALCLYDRAIAMSPGNAAYRSNRAAALTGLGRLPEAVRACEEAVGLDPNYGRAHQRLATLFLRLGQVEDARKHLCYPGLHPDPAELQKLQIVEKHINKCGDVRRIRDWNSVLREVDAAVAAGADSCVQLFMCRAEALLKLHQMDGAESCLSGIPKSEPRPSSLSQARFFGMFSEAYCYFVRAQIEMAFGRFENAVTAAEKASQIDPRNVEVAVLLKNVGMVARARLRGNDLFKSERFTEACSAYGEGLRLDPSNSVLYCNRAACWFKLGQWERSIEDCNQALRIQPNYTKAILRRAASNSKLERWEEAVKDYELLRRELPDDNDVAENLFHAQVALKKSRGEEVRNLKFGGEVEDISGLEQFRAAISLPGVSVVHFETASNLQCKQISPFVVTLCSRYPSINFLKVDIQASPAVATAENVRVVPTFKIYKNGSRVKEIICPSHEMLEHSIRHYSL; this comes from the exons ATGTCACATTCTGGGAAACCCTTGTCCGAGTCAGGGCTGAGCGACCGGTTGCGTGACTCATTGAGTTGCTCTGACGATACCAACAAGCCCGATTTCAGAGAACTCGATTTGGGTTCGCCGGTTTCCACATTGCGGCCACGCCAGCAGTTCCACCACCACAGTGCACCGACGAGTAGTAACAGTAGCAGTAGTAGTGGCGGCTCGACCGGGTCGGTTCCGGGTAGGAGCAACCCGGTTTCGGGGAGATCCCACTCCGGTGAGTTGTCCGGGTCGAGTGAGACTAATAGTCCGACCCGGGTGTCCAAACCGGGTCACCGGAGATCTAATTCTGGTCAGAGTTTGAGTCAGAGTCAGAGATCCCCGTCGTCGGCTGCCGTCAATTCGCCGCCGAATGTTCTCCCAGCCGGGAACATTTGCCCATCAGGGAGGGTTCTCAAGGCGGCGACGGTGGCGTCAGCGGCGAACCGGAGCTCCAGGAGTGATGTCTTGGGGTCCGGCACGGGGAATTACGGCCACGGGAGCATAATGCGTGGCGGCAAGGGGGGTGGTGGGAACAGCAGTGGTGGTGATGCGTCGAGTGTTAAGATCGGCGGCGGTGATTCGGTGAAGCGCGTGGATCCGGAGGAGGTGAAGAGGATGGGGAATGAGGAGTTCAAGAGAGGGCACTTTGGTGAGGCTTTGTGTTTGTATGATCGGGCAATTGCGATGTCTCCGGGCAATGCTGCTTACCGGAGCAACCGGGCGGCAGCATTGACCGGATTGGGACGGCTGCCGGAGGCGGTGAGGGCGTGTGAGGAGGCTGTGGGGTTGGATCCTAATTATGGGAGGGCGCATCAGCGCTTGGCAACCCTGTTTTTAAG GTTAGGACAGGTTGAGGATGCAAGGAAGCACCTTTGTTATCCTGGGCTGCACCCGGATCCTGCTGAGTTGCAGAAGTTGCAAATTGTGGAAAAGCATATTAACAAATGTGGAGATGTTCGGAGGATAAGAGATTGGAACAGCGTACTGAGGGAGGTTGATGCTGCTGTTGCTGCTGGGGCAGACTCTTGTGTTCAg CTCTTTATGTGTAGAGCTGAAGCCCTTCTCAAGCTACACCAGATGGATGGTGCTGAATCGTGTTTATCAGGGATTCCCAAAAGCGAGCCGCGTCCCAGTTCCTTATCACAGGCAAGATTTTTCGGGATGTTTTCTGAGGCTTACTGCTACTTTGTTAGAGCTCAGATTGAGATGGCTTTTGGAAG GTTTGAGAATGCAGTTACAGCTGCTGAGAAAGCTAGTCAGATAGACCCCAGAAATGTTGAAGTTGCTGTTTTGCTCAAGAATGTGGGGATGGTGGCTAGAGCTAGACTTCGTGGCAATGATCTTTTTAAATCAGAAAGGTTCACTGAGGCATGCTCGGCATATGGAGAAGGTTTGAGGCTTGACCCTTCAAACTCTGTTCTCTATTGCAATAGAGCAGCATGTTGGTTTAAGCTTGGGCAATGGGAAAGATCAATTGAAGATTGCAATCAAGCTTTACGCATCCAACCAAATTACACAAAAGCCATTCTTCGAAGGGCTGCCTCAAATAGCAAG TTAGAAAGATGGGAAGAAGCAGTGAAGGATTATGAACTTTTGCGGAGAGAATTGCCAGATGACAATGATGTTGCCGAAAATCTGTTTCATGCACAAGTAGCACTAAAGAAATCTCGTGGGGAAGAAGTACGTAATTTAAAGTTTGGTGGTGAAGTGGAGGACATATCAGGTCTTGAGCAGTTTAGAGCTGCAATATCTTTACCAG GTGTTTCTGTTGTCCATTTTGAAACTGCATCAAACTTGCAATGTAAGCAGATATCTCCTTTCGTGGTTACACTCTGCAGTCGCTATCCATCTATCAACTTTCTTAAG GTGGATATTCAAGCAAGCCCCGCAGTTGCCACTGCTGAGAATGTTAGAGTTGTACCAACCTTCAAGATCTACAAAAATGGCAGTCGAGTGAAGGAAATTATATGTCCTAGTCATGAAATGTTGGAACACTCTATTAGGCATTACAGCTTGTAG